In Bradyrhizobium sp. WD16, the genomic stretch GACGCCGCGATCGGTGAGATCGAAGGCGGTCGATTTCAGGCTGAGGAAGGCGTAATCGGCGGCCTCGGTCGCCACCGTCAGCAGCGCCGGCGACAGGCCGCCCTCGCCGCGCGCGAGGCCCGGCTCGAACAGCACATGGCCGGCCTCGTCGGTCTTTCTCGTCGCCAGGATTTCGTTGCTGCGCGACAGCAGCCGGACCTCGGCCCTGGCGACCGGACTGGTCGTCGCCAGCGAATTGACGAAGACATGGACGCCGTCGTTGCCGGAGAAGGCCGTCAGCCCGAGATCGGAGACGATGAACCACTGGGTCGCCAGCGACGAGGCATCGTCCTCGCTGGAAGCGCCGGCGGCCTTGGCCAGGGCGGTCATCACGTAGACGCCCGGCTGCATCGGGCCCGCCGCCTCATCCACCGGGAAAGCGGTGGTGATATCCTCGTTGAGCCTGGTTTCCGTGGCGATCTCGCCGGACCACACCTTGACGCCCTTCTCGTCACCGAGCGACGACAGGTCATAGGACGACAGGGCGGTCTGGAAATCGCTGCCCAGCACCGTGTTGATCAGGTTGCGGTCGCCGATCCGGAAGATCTGCACCGCCACCGACGGGGTGTTGACGCTGACCAGCGGAATGCCGTGCTGGCCGGTGCGCGGCAGCACGTAGGCGCGGCTGGTGAAGCGCACGAACGGCTTGCGGTCGCGGACATAGACGTTGAACTCGGCGGATTTGGGCAGCGCCTCCTTGACCGCCGACGGCAGGCCGGCGCGCAGACCGAGGCTGTAGCGTTCGCCGTGCTTGAGCCCTTCGACGCAAAGCTGCTGGTCTTCGGCGGTGATCGCCGGCTTGTCGTTGCCGGCAAGGGTCACGAACGGGGCGAAATCGACCCGCTTGGCGAGATCCTCGGAGAACTGGAAGCAGACCCGCGGCGCCGCCGATTCCGAATCCACCGAATAGTCCATCAGCCGGAAGCCGTGGTCGTCCCGCAGCTTTTCGTACTGGCCGCGGATCTCGGCAACCTCGCGCAGGTCGAGCGACAGCCGCAGCGAATCGAGCGCCGGCCGCCACAGCTTGCGGTCGGCGAAGGCGCGGCCGAGCACCGCCAGGGCATCGGCCTCCTCGCCGGCGTTGCCGGCGCGCTGATAGGCGATGTAGGCCGCGGTCGAGGCGCGCTCGAGCAGGAAGGTCTGCTCGCGGCTGTCGACGTAGCGGACCTGGAAAATGGTCTTGGCGAGCTTGAGCCAGTTGCCGGCATCCTCGGGCGCGATCGCGGCGATCTGGCCGAGGCTCTGCAGGGCGCCGCGGACATCGCCTCGCCGGATCGCGGCGTCGGCGTCACCCTTGAGTGCCGCCGCCGACTTCGCCACCGGCCCGGCGTCCTTCTTCATCTGGGCTTCGAGGCGGATGGCCGCGTCCGCCAGATCGTCGCGTTTGAAGGCCTTGTCGGCGGCCTGCGCCGCCACGAGCCCGAACGCCAGCGTTGCCATCACCACGGCGGCGCGAATCAGACCGGTCATCGGAAGACTCCCCTGCAGGACGGCGTGGCCGTCGCTCGGAATGAAAGGCGCGAATCGTGGCGGGTACAAGTCAGTGGCGTGTCAGTCGAAGCCAATCACTGAACCACCCCGAGCCAGGTCGGCACGAAATGTCGGCACGATATGTCAGCACGAGTAAGTTGCGGACCAGCCCGACGGCAGGCCGGATCCGCCACGCCCGACAACGCGCGGCCGAATCCTCGCCGCCTGTGATTGTCGTATAAGCATAGCCCCGGGTTCGGGATCTGGCGTTGAAATCGGTCGATTTATTTTTTCAGAAATTTCCTGCTAAGAATGGGCTGACGGTCCCGTAGCTCAGCTGGATAGAGCAACAGCCTTCTAAGCTGTGGGTCGGAGGTTCGAGTCCTCCCGGGATCGCCATTTGACCACCGCGTATTTGCCTTGAAAATAAAGGTGTTTTCGCGCGACTGGCGCGAGTTGACCATCGCCTGCCGACGCGAACGATCAGGGATCAAAACGAACGTTCGGGGTTATTCCGGGACCGCGAATCCCGGACAGATTCGCTGCCATGATATGATGGGAGAAGGATTTTCTCTATCTTCGCCTTAGCGCGACTCTGCCCTTCGTCGGCGCTAGAATGCCGCCATGACAGGCGACAAGACTATCTCGGTCGTCGAGGCTGAGGGCTACACCCAGACGGCCCCGATCATGCCCCTCACACTCCGCCGCGTCGCGCGCACGGGCCCACACGATCCTGAAGACTAACCGGGGGCCTCGGCGGCGGAAATGCCGCCGGGGTTCCTGATCAGATAGGACGAATTGAGCGGAGGCTCAAGACATGGCTGCTCCGGCCCTCGATCTCATCGCTCTGCGCAAGCGCATCGGGCTCACCCAGGCGGAAATGGCCGATCGCATGGGCCTGGGCTCTCGTGCCTACTTCACCCTCGAGCAGGATCCCTCGTCGATCAACGCCCGGCACATCATGCTGGCGCAAATCGTCTCGTTGCGCGAGGCGGTGGAGCGCCACGACCGCAGCCTTGCGGATACCGCCGTCGCTGCGCTGGCCGATGAATTCGCGCGGCTCGCGAGCACTGAAACGCCCGCGTGAGGCAGCGCCGTCAGCCGCCCGCGCCGTCAGCTGCCAAGCGCCAGCAACACCTCCAGCACCACGACGGCGCCGACCACCAGGAGGCCGCAGCCGTCGCCGCCAACCTTGCGTTCGGACGACAGGCAAAAGGTCTTTAATTTTAAATAGTGTAACACGTTTTTATCCGAAAGGATTTGATTTTGCTCGCCTTTCGAACTCCTCCTAAGCTGCGGGTTACTGGTTCGAATCCAGTCGGGATCGCCACCCCATCCAGGTCTGATATTTCCGGCCCCTCGGCCGCTGCCACTTGGCTCCGCTGACCGGTCGCAAGCATCACGCAGTCATCACATCATACCGAATAGGTACAACCGTAGTTGAACGGCACATATAATATTCTATCGAATGTTGCATTTCGGGCACGGACTCTCGCCGCCGCGCAAGCTTAGACTGCTTCTATGGGTGGGGCGTCGATCACCCTTCGATTGGTCGATGGAGATTGGGTCAGGGGGCACCATGAAACGGACAATTTTGCTGACGGCCGTGACTGCGTTCAGCTTCGCCTCGACGGGTTGGGCTGCGGATTTGACGGTGAAGGCTCCGCCGCCCATCGCTCCGGCGCCGCTATGGACCGGCTGGTATGTCGGCTTGAACCTCGGCTACGGCTTCTCCGGCAGCAGTGATCCTTCAGCGCGGGCGACATCCGCATGGTGGGCGCCGGCGTTCGCCGCCGGCGCGGCGCCCGGCAGCTTCCCGGGGGCGCGCGAAGGTGTCTTCGGCGGCGGCCAGATTGGCTACAACTGGCAGGTCAATTCGTTGGTTGTCTGGGGCCTCGAGGCCGACATCCAGGGCTCGGATATCCACAAGACCACAGATCTGAGCAACCCCGGTGTTGGCGGCTTTTTCCCAGGCACTTCATTCGCCTCCCAGAAGCTCGATTGGTTCGGGACGGTTCGTGGTCGCGTCGGTGTGCTGGCAGCCCCCACCGCGCTGGTCTACGTCACCGGTGGTCTCGCCTATGGCGAGAGCAAGTACGCGTACAATCTCTCGTTCCCGGCGAGCAACGACTTCGAGGATCTCTCGGCATCGAAGACCAAGGCGGGCTGGACCGTGGGCGGCGGCGTCGAATGGGTGTTTGCTCCGTCCTGGAGCGCCAAGGCCGAGTATCTCTACGTGAATCTGGGTCGTGAGAGCTTCCTGACCGTCGGCAGCGGACGTCCGTCCAACGTGACCAACCCCGTGGCGGTCGGCTTCGACGACAGCTATCACCTGGTACGCGTCGGCGTGAATTACAAATTCGGCCCGCTGCTCGGCAGATAACCGGTCAACGGCATTCGTCCCGGTCTCGATCGGGATCATTTGGATCGTTCATCGTCTTCCTCGCCGGCGCAACCAGGCCTGCCGCTTCTTCTTCGTGGCCGCGCCAGATCAAACGCTTCCTGGCGCCCCCGCGCGCAGGCGCCGGCGTTGATGAGGTCGCCGTGGCGAACGCCGAGGTCTCGTCGGCGGACGTGCGGCGTTTCGCCGAAATCCTCGAGCGAACTCGAAGGCGTTGTGCCGTCGCGCGCAAGCAGGCGGCACAACGCCCGTCGAACCATGCCTCGGCGTGGCTGACGGCGGAGCGGAAGGTTAACGACAGGTAAATCGGCCGCGCCCGCAGCAAGTTCCCGAGCAATCGTCCAGTAAGAAACCACGGCTAATGTTCGGCGAATTGTAACGGTTCGCGCTGGCCCCCTTCATGATCAAGCTTGCCGCCCATCTTCGCTCGCTGCGCGCCGACCGGCGCGGCAATGTCGCGGTGACCTTCGCCATCGCGCTCCTGCCGATCCTCGGTCTCGTCGGCGCCGCCGTCGACTATTCGATCGCGGTGAACACCCGAACCAAGATCGAAGCCGCGCTCGACACCGCCGTGCTGCTGGCGACCAGCAAGACCGAAGCCAACCTGCCGACGGCGACCGCCCAGGCCGACGCGTTGAAGATGTTCGCCGCCCAGGTCGCCATGTTCGGCGTGACCACAAAATCCTCGAGCATCACCATCACCGATGGGGTGAACGGGCGCGTCGCCACCGGGACGGCCGCGGCCGATGTGCCGACCACCTTCATGAAGGTCATGGGCTTCAATTCGATCGCGGTGAACGGCAATGCCACCGCCAAGGTCGGCCTGCCGGTCTATGTCGACTTCTATCTGTTGCTGGACAATTCGCCGTCGATGGGGGTGGCAGCGACGCCGGCCGATATCACCACCATGGTTAACAACACCACTGATCAGTGCGCTTTCGCCTGCCATGATACCTATACCTCGAGTTCAAGGAAGACGCTCAACAAGAACAGCTACTACGATCTCGCCAAGAAACTCGGCGTCACCATGCGCATCGACGTCGTCCGCCAGGCGACCCAGGCGCTGATGGATAAGGCGGCGGCGACCGAGGCGGTCTCCGACCAGTTCCGGATGGCGATCTACACCATGGGAGCCGACTGCAGCGGAGTCGGCCAGACCACCATCACGCCGCTGACCTCGAGCCTGTCGTCGGCCAAGAGCGCGGCCGCCGGCATCGACCTGATGACCATTCCCTATGCCGGCTACAACAATGACCAGTGCACCGATTTCGATAATGTGCTGGCGTCGATGAACAACACCATTCCGACCTCTGGTGCCGGCACCTCGACGGATCCGCAGAAATATCTGTTCTTCGTCTCGGACGGTGTCGCCGACGCCTACTACCCGACCAGCTGTACCAAGAAGACCACTTCGGGCCGGTGCCAGGAGCCGCTGACCACGGCGATCTGCGACACGCTAAAAAATCGTGGGGTCAAGATCGCCGTACTCTACACCACCTACCTCGCCCTGCCGACCAACTCCTGGTACATGAACTGGATTGATCCGTTCAACAAAGGCCCCTACGGCCCGTCGCCGAACAGCGAGATCGCTCAGAAGATGCAGGCTTGCGCCTCGCCCGGTTTCTATTTCGAGGTCAGCCCGACGGACGGCATCAGCGAGGCGATGAATGCGCTGTTCCAGAAGGCGGTCTCGACCGCGCATCTGACCAACTGAGCGAAGGGTTCGGCAACATCTAGGACCCGCGCGGGGCCTGCCGCAGGTTCGGCGTGACTTGGTGCGGATTGCATTCACCGCGACGGCGTGAACAATGGCGGCAAAACTGGAATCCTCGCCGATGGCCGCGCCCCGTCCCCCCGCCTTCGATACCCTGAGCCTGCATGCCGGTCAGCATCCCGACCCGGTGACCGGCGCGCGGGCCGTGCCGATCTACCAGACCACGTCCTTCGTGTTCCAGGACAGCGACCACGCCGCGGCGCTGTTCAATCTGGAACGCGCCGGGCACATCTACAGCCGGATCTCAAATCCCACCGTGGCGGTGCTGGAAGAGCGCCTCGCGGCACTGGAGGCCGGCGTCGGCGCCGTCTGCACCGCCAGCGGCATGGCGGCGATGCATCTCGCCATCGCCACCCTGCTCGGCGCCGGCGATCATATCGTCGCCTCCGCCTCGCTCTATGGCGGCACCATCAATCTGCTGACCCACACGCTGCCGCGCTTCGGCATCACCACGACCTTCGTCCGCCCGCGCGATCTCGACGGCCTGCGCGCGGCGATCACGCCGGCGACGCGCCTCGTCATCGGCGAGACCATCGGCAATCCGGGACTCGAAGTGCTCGACATTCCTTCGGTCGCCGACATCGCCCACGCCGCCGGCGTTCCGCTGCTGATCGACAACACCTTCGCGACTCCGTGGCTGTGCCAGCCCGCGGCGCTCGGCGCCGACATCGTGATGAACTCCATCACCAAGTGGATCGGCGGTCACGGCACCAGCATCGGCGGCGTGCTGGTCGATGCCGGTCGGTTCGACTGGGACGCCTCGGGCAAGTTTCCGACCCTGACGACGCCCTATGCCGGTTATCACGGCATCGTCTTCCGCGAGGAGTTCGGCCCGGCGGCCTTCATCATGCGGGCGCGGGCCGAAGGGCTGCGCGATTTCGGCGCCTGTCTGTCGCCGGCCAATGCCTTCCAGCTGCTGCAGGGCGTCGAGACTTTGCCGCTGCGCATGGCGCGACATGTGGAAAACACCGCGGCGGTGCTCGCGTTCCTCGCCGCCAACAAGGCGGTGGAATGGGTTCTTCACCCCTCGATGGACAGCCATCCGGACCATGCGCTGGCGCAGAAGCTGCTGCCGCGCGGCGCCGGCGCCATCATCTCCTTCGGCATCAAGGGCGGCCGGGCCGCGGGCCGCAGATTCATCGAGGCGCTGCGGTTGGCGAGCCACCTCGCCAATGTCGGCGACGCCAAGACGCTGGTGATCCATCCCGCCAGCACCACTCACCAGCAGATGGATGCGGCCCAGCTCAAGGCCGCCGGCGTCGGCGAGGAATTGATCCGCCTGTCGATCGGGCTCGAGGCCGCCGCCGACATCATCGATGATTTTGCCCAGGCGCTGCGCGCGTCGCAGAAGGTGTGACCATGAATCTCGCGGTGGATGGCTTCGACACTTTCGTCGCGACCGGCGGCAGGCCGCTCGATCCTGCGCTGCCGGCCATCGTCTTCCTGCACGGCGCCGGCTTCGACCACACCATCTGGGCGCTGCCGGCACGCTGGTTCGCCCATCATGGCCATGGCGTGCTGGCGCCGGACCTGCCCGGCCATGGCCGTTCCAAGGGCGCTGCGCTCGCCAGCATCGGCGA encodes the following:
- a CDS encoding outer membrane protein, translating into MKRTILLTAVTAFSFASTGWAADLTVKAPPPIAPAPLWTGWYVGLNLGYGFSGSSDPSARATSAWWAPAFAAGAAPGSFPGAREGVFGGGQIGYNWQVNSLVVWGLEADIQGSDIHKTTDLSNPGVGGFFPGTSFASQKLDWFGTVRGRVGVLAAPTALVYVTGGLAYGESKYAYNLSFPASNDFEDLSASKTKAGWTVGGGVEWVFAPSWSAKAEYLYVNLGRESFLTVGSGRPSNVTNPVAVGFDDSYHLVRVGVNYKFGPLLGR
- a CDS encoding TadE/TadG family type IV pilus assembly protein, with the translated sequence MIKLAAHLRSLRADRRGNVAVTFAIALLPILGLVGAAVDYSIAVNTRTKIEAALDTAVLLATSKTEANLPTATAQADALKMFAAQVAMFGVTTKSSSITITDGVNGRVATGTAAADVPTTFMKVMGFNSIAVNGNATAKVGLPVYVDFYLLLDNSPSMGVAATPADITTMVNNTTDQCAFACHDTYTSSSRKTLNKNSYYDLAKKLGVTMRIDVVRQATQALMDKAAATEAVSDQFRMAIYTMGADCSGVGQTTITPLTSSLSSAKSAAAGIDLMTIPYAGYNNDQCTDFDNVLASMNNTIPTSGAGTSTDPQKYLFFVSDGVADAYYPTSCTKKTTSGRCQEPLTTAICDTLKNRGVKIAVLYTTYLALPTNSWYMNWIDPFNKGPYGPSPNSEIAQKMQACASPGFYFEVSPTDGISEAMNALFQKAVSTAHLTN
- a CDS encoding O-acetylhomoserine aminocarboxypropyltransferase, with the translated sequence MAAPRPPAFDTLSLHAGQHPDPVTGARAVPIYQTTSFVFQDSDHAAALFNLERAGHIYSRISNPTVAVLEERLAALEAGVGAVCTASGMAAMHLAIATLLGAGDHIVASASLYGGTINLLTHTLPRFGITTTFVRPRDLDGLRAAITPATRLVIGETIGNPGLEVLDIPSVADIAHAAGVPLLIDNTFATPWLCQPAALGADIVMNSITKWIGGHGTSIGGVLVDAGRFDWDASGKFPTLTTPYAGYHGIVFREEFGPAAFIMRARAEGLRDFGACLSPANAFQLLQGVETLPLRMARHVENTAAVLAFLAANKAVEWVLHPSMDSHPDHALAQKLLPRGAGAIISFGIKGGRAAGRRFIEALRLASHLANVGDAKTLVIHPASTTHQQMDAAQLKAAGVGEELIRLSIGLEAAADIIDDFAQALRASQKV